The following proteins come from a genomic window of Nautilia profundicola AmH:
- a CDS encoding nucleoside recognition protein, whose protein sequence is MKQLINQALKTALLIIKLVIPFYLLADILIYLGILQKISFIFEPITSIMGLSPEVSLSIAAGVLFNLYAAIAFAAPLGLTPYEWTILGLFLGIAHALPVENTIMKKLSMPHWYSTLLRIGVGIIAVIILRTLPIHIEGKTLQKEMTLPHYDSFWDMITTSLYNASVLAIKIIILITIIIFIMHFIRTKLFKNKNLSASFSIITGIILGITYGAGVLIAEKDKLTKKELLYVGTFLMIAHSLIEDPLLFVLFGANFWVLVGIRLVLAVIFSYLVVKFYKL, encoded by the coding sequence ATGAAACAATTAATAAACCAGGCACTAAAAACTGCACTTTTAATTATCAAACTCGTAATACCGTTTTATCTTTTGGCCGATATTCTGATTTATCTTGGAATACTGCAGAAGATTTCATTTATTTTTGAGCCGATTACGTCAATTATGGGTCTTAGTCCCGAAGTGTCCCTATCAATTGCAGCAGGTGTGCTTTTTAACCTTTATGCGGCTATAGCGTTTGCCGCCCCTTTAGGGCTTACTCCGTACGAATGGACTATATTGGGTCTGTTTTTGGGAATTGCACATGCCCTTCCCGTGGAAAACACGATAATGAAAAAACTTTCAATGCCGCACTGGTATTCCACATTGCTTAGGATTGGTGTCGGAATCATCGCGGTAATTATTTTAAGAACTCTTCCGATTCACATTGAAGGCAAAACGCTTCAAAAAGAGATGACACTGCCTCATTACGATTCGTTTTGGGACATGATCACCACGTCATTATACAATGCATCTGTCTTAGCAATTAAAATAATTATACTGATTACGATTATTATTTTTATAATGCATTTTATCAGAACAAAACTGTTTAAAAACAAAAACCTGAGCGCTTCGTTTTCGATTATTACAGGAATTATTTTAGGGATTACATACGGAGCCGGGGTACTTATAGCCGAAAAGGACAAACTCACCAAAAAAGAGCTTTTATATGTTGGAACGTTTCTTATGATAGCCCACTCTTTAATCGAAGATCCGCTTTTATTCGTACTATTCGGTGCTAATTTCTGGGTTTTAGTCGGAATAAGACTCGTTTTAGCCGTTATATTTTCATACCTTGTTGTAAAATTTTACAAACTCTAA
- the amrA gene encoding AmmeMemoRadiSam system protein A: protein MEDLRVLLKLARMSILEEFEGKKLIDKEEWIKKYPFLAEKRACFVTLKMKDKPRGSNLRGCIGSILPYRPLIDDVVANAKAAAFEDPRFPPLTPEEFERVKIEVSVLTIPEKLEYEDKEDLMKKIRPGVDGVILQLANHQATFLPSVWEELPVFELFFAHLCMKAGLPGDCLMYHPTIYTYQAIEVEEEE from the coding sequence ATGGAAGATTTAAGAGTACTGTTGAAACTTGCGAGAATGTCAATTTTAGAAGAATTCGAAGGAAAAAAACTTATTGATAAAGAAGAATGGATAAAAAAATATCCTTTTTTGGCAGAAAAGAGAGCATGCTTTGTTACGCTTAAAATGAAAGACAAACCAAGAGGGAGTAATCTCAGGGGTTGCATTGGTTCAATCCTTCCTTATCGGCCTTTAATTGACGATGTTGTAGCAAATGCTAAAGCGGCGGCTTTTGAAGATCCGAGATTTCCTCCGCTGACTCCGGAAGAGTTTGAAAGGGTTAAAATAGAAGTAAGCGTGCTTACAATCCCTGAAAAACTTGAATATGAGGATAAAGAAGATCTGATGAAAAAAATACGCCCGGGGGTTGACGGGGTAATTTTACAGCTTGCGAATCATCAGGCTACATTTCTTCCGAGTGTATGGGAAGAGCTGCCGGTTTTTGAGCTGTTTTTTGCGCATTTGTGTATGAAAGCGGGACTTCCGGGGGACTGTCTGATGTATCATCCGACAATTTATACATATCAGGCTATAGAAGTAGAGGAGGAAGAATAA